In Excalfactoria chinensis isolate bCotChi1 chromosome 3, bCotChi1.hap2, whole genome shotgun sequence, one DNA window encodes the following:
- the CITED2 gene encoding cbp/p300-interacting transactivator 2 — protein sequence MAEHMMAMNHGRFPDGAGGLHHHPAHRLGMGQFAAPHHHQQQQQQQPHAFSALMGDHIHYGAGNMNASGGVRHAMGPGGVGGGHPAGSMPPPARFSGSQFMAPAVGSPGGQLSASMQLQKLNNQYFSHHPYPHGHYVPDLHPGGHPLSGGGQHFRDCNPKHGGGGSGLPPAVPHVPAAMLPPNVIDTDFIDEEVLMSLVIEMGLDRIKELPELWLGQNEFDFMTDFVCKQQPSRVSC from the coding sequence ATGGCGGAACACATGATGGCCATGAACCACGGGCGATTCCCCGACGGCGCCGGCGGGCTCCACCACCACCCCGCGCACCGGCTGGGCATGGGGCAGTTCGCCGCCCCCcatcaccaccagcagcagcagcagcagcagccgcacGCCTTCAGCGCCCTGATGGGAGACCATATACATTACGGAGCGGGCAATATGAACGCGAGCGGCGGGGTCCGGCACGCCATGGGGCCGGGCGGCGTGGGCGGGGGGCACCCGGCCGGCAGCATGCCGCCTCCCGCCCGCTTCAGCGGCTCCCAGTTCATGGCCCCCGCCGTGGGCAGCCCGGGAGGGCAGCTGAGCGCCAGCATGCAGCTGCAGAAGCTCAACAACCAGTACTTCAGCCACCATCCGTACCCGCACGGCCACTACGTGCCGGACTTGCACCCCGGCGGCCACCCGCTGAGCGGCGGCGGACAGCATTTCAGGGACTGCAACCCCAAGCACGGCGGCGGAGGCAGCGGCTTGCCGCCCGCCGTGCCCCACGTCCCCGCGGCGATGCTGCCGCCCAATGTCATAGACACTGACTTCATCGACGAGGAGGTCCTCATGTCCTTAGTCATCGAAATGGGGCTGGATCGCATCAAGGAGCTGCCCGAGCTGTGGTTGGGACAGAACGAGTTTGACTTCATGACGGACTTCGTTTGCAaacagcagcccagcagggtGAGCTGCTGA